A part of Desulfobacter sp. genomic DNA contains:
- a CDS encoding acyl-CoA dehydrogenase: protein MAQVISDRRDIEFVLHEVLQAETLADLNEEFADFNKKTIDMVISEARNFAVKELLPASKEGDEQGCTLKDGQVTTPESFKRLFDLFNEGEWLAPTEDPEWGGQGMPRTVASAAAEYFNGANYPFMMYPGLTQGAGHLVEHFGTEEQKNLFLKNMYTGKWCGTMLLTEPGAGSDVGALTTKAIPNGDGTYNIVGEKIFISGGEHDLAENIIHPVLARIEGAPAGTKGISLFLVPKFRVNSDGSLGEFNDVICTGIEHKMGIHGNSTCSLSLGSKGGCVGTLLGEENKGMKAMFLMMNAARLLVGFQGFACATTSYMYALDYAKNRIQGRDLMEIMNPDAQSVAIFRHPDVRRQLLMMKSNVEAMRTLLYFVHYCSDMAKHAPTDEEKAKYQGFVEVLTPIAKGYVTDRAFDVCSQGMQVYGGYGFIEEYPMAQLLRDCRITMIYEGTNGIQAMDLLGRKLGMNKGKPIMDLFGEMQKTVARAKAVPELEKQAAKVEEAMNKLAEVAVHMGQTAMSPKVLAAFANAHPFQDATGDTTMAWMLLWRAVVACEKLSGKAKKKDKPFYQGIIKSLDFYVETVLPVTMGRFAALMNTSSVAVDIEDNMFPS from the coding sequence ATGGCACAGGTTATTTCCGATCGTCGGGACATTGAATTTGTTCTTCACGAGGTACTCCAGGCTGAAACCCTGGCAGACCTGAATGAGGAGTTTGCAGATTTCAACAAAAAGACCATTGACATGGTCATCTCCGAGGCCAGAAATTTTGCGGTCAAGGAACTGCTGCCCGCATCCAAGGAAGGTGATGAACAGGGCTGCACCTTAAAAGACGGCCAGGTCACCACACCGGAATCCTTCAAGCGCCTCTTTGATCTGTTCAACGAGGGGGAATGGCTGGCACCCACCGAAGATCCCGAATGGGGCGGCCAGGGCATGCCCAGAACCGTGGCCTCTGCTGCGGCCGAATATTTCAACGGCGCCAACTACCCCTTTATGATGTACCCCGGCCTCACCCAGGGCGCCGGCCACCTGGTGGAGCACTTCGGCACCGAAGAACAGAAAAACCTGTTTCTGAAAAATATGTACACCGGCAAATGGTGCGGCACCATGCTCCTCACCGAGCCCGGCGCAGGCTCCGATGTGGGGGCCCTGACCACCAAGGCCATTCCCAACGGTGACGGCACCTATAATATTGTAGGTGAAAAAATATTTATCTCCGGCGGCGAGCACGACCTGGCCGAAAACATCATCCACCCCGTCCTGGCACGTATTGAAGGGGCACCCGCCGGCACCAAGGGCATCTCTCTGTTCCTGGTACCCAAATTCCGGGTAAACAGCGATGGCTCCCTGGGCGAATTCAACGACGTGATCTGCACCGGCATCGAGCACAAGATGGGCATCCACGGCAACAGCACCTGCTCCCTCTCCCTGGGATCCAAGGGCGGCTGCGTGGGCACCCTGCTGGGAGAAGAAAACAAGGGCATGAAGGCCATGTTCCTGATGATGAATGCGGCCCGGCTGCTGGTGGGCTTCCAGGGTTTTGCCTGTGCCACCACCTCCTATATGTACGCCCTTGACTATGCCAAGAACCGGATCCAGGGCCGGGATCTCATGGAAATCATGAACCCAGACGCCCAGTCCGTGGCCATATTCCGCCACCCGGACGTCCGGCGCCAGCTGCTCATGATGAAATCCAATGTGGAAGCCATGCGGACGCTGCTCTACTTTGTCCACTACTGCTCGGACATGGCCAAGCATGCCCCCACAGACGAAGAAAAAGCCAAATACCAGGGCTTTGTAGAAGTGCTCACCCCCATTGCCAAGGGCTATGTCACCGACCGGGCCTTTGACGTCTGCTCCCAGGGCATGCAGGTATACGGCGGCTACGGCTTTATCGAAGAGTATCCCATGGCCCAGCTCCTGCGCGACTGCCGGATCACCATGATCTACGAAGGCACCAACGGCATCCAGGCCATGGACCTTCTGGGCAGAAAGCTTGGCATGAACAAGGGCAAGCCCATCATGGATCTTTTCGGTGAAATGCAGAAAACCGTTGCCAGGGCCAAGGCCGTCCCCGAGCTGGAAAAACAGGCCGCCAAGGTGGAAGAAGCAATGAACAAACTGGCCGAAGTGGCCGTTCACATGGGCCAGACCGCCATGAGCCCCAAAGTCCTGGCCGCCTTTGCCAATGCCCATCCCTTCCAGGATGCCACCGGCGACACCACCATGGCCTGGATGCTGCTGTGGCGTGCTGTGGTCGCCTGTGAGAAACTTTCCGGAAAGGCCAAAAAGAAAGACAAACCCTTTTACCAGGGCATCATTAAATCCTTAGATTTTTATGTGGAAACCGTATTGCCCGTGACCATGGGCCGGTTTGCCGCATTGATGAATACCAGTTCCGTGGCCGTTGACATTGAAGACAATATGTTCCCCAGCTAA
- a CDS encoding DUF523 domain-containing protein encodes MEKILISACLLGEPVRYDGVSKPVAHPMIHEWQRQGRLVPFCPETAGGLPIPRPPAEICGGGGTDVLADAARVVTRGADVTAPFLMGARAALALAGEKGICFALLKERSPSCGSNRIYDGHFTGTLIPGMGVTTALLRRHGISVFSENEIDDLAKRIK; translated from the coding sequence ATGGAAAAAATATTGATTTCAGCATGCCTGCTGGGGGAACCGGTCCGGTACGACGGGGTGTCCAAGCCCGTGGCGCATCCCATGATTCATGAATGGCAGAGACAGGGACGGCTGGTGCCCTTCTGTCCTGAAACGGCAGGGGGGCTGCCCATACCAAGGCCGCCTGCGGAAATATGCGGGGGCGGCGGAACTGATGTCCTGGCCGATGCCGCCAGGGTCGTCACCCGCGGGGCCGATGTCACCGCCCCTTTTCTTATGGGGGCCAGGGCCGCCCTGGCCCTGGCCGGGGAGAAAGGAATTTGTTTTGCCCTGCTAAAGGAACGGAGCCCTTCCTGCGGAAGTAACCGTATATATGATGGTCATTTTACCGGCACCCTGATTCCCGGTATGGGGGTGACAACGGCGTTGTTACGGCGTCATGGGATATCTGTTTTTAGTGAAAATGAGATCGATGATCTGGCAAAGCGCATAAAATGA
- a CDS encoding ABC transporter substrate-binding protein, translating to MKKIVYLMLCLFMALSFTVCAGAKTLKVGLDADPVSLDPQVQLSGGMLQLSHWVFDPLVRWTQELTFEPRLATKWERLDDLTMRFYLRKGVKFHSGNPFTAKDVKWSFDRMRKSADFKGLLEPFDGCYVVDDYTVDVKTKKPYALLLNMSTYFFAMDSKFYTGTDANGQPKDMILKVGESFALNNASGTGPFIVTKREHNVVLEMKRNANYWDKNCPGNVDNFILTPIKENATRVAALLSGDVDFISPVPPQDFKRIHKDDKVKLVTISGGRIITFQMNQNRNEALKDVRVRQAIVHAVNNTGIVKKIMKGTATVAAQQGPRGYAGYKAELKPRYDLDKAKALMKEAGYANGFEVTMMAPNNRYVNDAKIAEATAQMLGKIGIKVNLKTMPKAQYWNEFDARAADIMMIGWHSDTEDSGNFSEFLMMCENKETGYGQYNSGYCNPRVDELTLAAQSETDLDKRAKMLQEIEQILYDDAAFIPFHWQNHSYGAKKNIRVKPIINAMNFPYFGDLVIE from the coding sequence ATGAAAAAAATTGTTTATCTGATGCTATGCCTTTTTATGGCCCTATCTTTCACTGTCTGCGCCGGTGCAAAGACATTGAAAGTCGGCCTGGATGCTGACCCGGTTTCCCTGGATCCCCAGGTTCAGCTTTCCGGCGGTATGCTTCAGCTTTCCCACTGGGTGTTTGATCCCCTGGTACGCTGGACCCAGGAACTGACCTTTGAACCCCGTCTGGCCACCAAATGGGAGCGCCTGGACGACCTGACCATGCGGTTCTACCTGAGAAAAGGCGTCAAGTTTCATTCCGGCAACCCCTTTACTGCCAAGGATGTAAAATGGTCCTTTGACCGCATGAGAAAATCCGCCGACTTTAAAGGCCTTCTGGAACCCTTTGACGGCTGCTACGTCGTCGATGACTACACTGTTGACGTTAAAACCAAGAAGCCCTATGCCCTCCTGCTGAACATGTCCACCTATTTCTTTGCCATGGACTCCAAGTTCTACACCGGCACCGATGCCAACGGTCAGCCCAAGGACATGATCCTCAAGGTCGGTGAATCCTTTGCCCTGAACAACGCTTCCGGCACCGGCCCCTTCATCGTGACCAAGAGAGAGCACAATGTGGTTCTTGAAATGAAAAGAAATGCCAACTACTGGGACAAAAACTGCCCGGGCAACGTTGACAACTTCATCCTCACCCCCATCAAGGAAAACGCCACCCGCGTGGCAGCCCTGCTTTCCGGCGATGTTGATTTCATCTCTCCGGTTCCCCCCCAGGATTTCAAACGGATCCATAAAGACGACAAGGTAAAACTGGTCACCATCTCCGGCGGCCGTATCATCACCTTCCAGATGAACCAGAACCGTAACGAGGCCCTCAAAGACGTCCGCGTCCGCCAGGCCATTGTCCACGCCGTCAACAATACCGGTATCGTTAAAAAGATCATGAAGGGCACCGCCACTGTCGCCGCCCAGCAGGGTCCCAGAGGTTACGCCGGCTATAAAGCCGAACTCAAACCCAGATACGACCTGGACAAAGCCAAGGCTCTGATGAAGGAAGCCGGCTATGCCAACGGTTTTGAAGTCACCATGATGGCCCCCAACAACCGTTACGTCAACGATGCCAAGATCGCCGAAGCCACTGCTCAGATGCTGGGTAAAATCGGTATCAAGGTAAATCTGAAAACCATGCCCAAGGCCCAGTACTGGAACGAATTCGACGCCAGAGCCGCCGACATCATGATGATCGGCTGGCATTCAGACACCGAAGACTCCGGCAACTTCTCCGAGTTCCTGATGATGTGCGAAAACAAGGAAACCGGTTACGGCCAGTACAACTCCGGCTACTGCAATCCCAGAGTGGATGAACTGACCCTTGCCGCCCAGTCTGAAACCGACCTGGACAAACGGGCAAAAATGCTCCAGGAAATTGAGCAGATCCTCTATGATGATGCTGCCTTCATCCCCTTCCACTGGCAGAACCATTCCTATGGCGCCAAAAAGAACATCCGGGTTAAACCGATCATCAATGCCATGAACTTCCCCTACTTCGGAGACCTGGTCATCGAATAG
- a CDS encoding ABC transporter permease encodes MFAFIVRRVIQAAVVMMVISLVGFSIKDQIGDPVRDLVGERVTPAERAEIAEQMGLNDPFFTQYFRFVKNAVTKGDLGRSFLYNKPNLEVILHHAPATIELVFGTALIIIFISLPLGVYCALRPRTLLSRFTMSFSTLGVSMPVYLTAILLIFLFAIQWQVLPSYGRGETIDIFGLGWWNSGMLTIDGLKHLILPCVSLSTLMLPLFIRLIRSEMMEVLETEYIKYAWAKGLAPSRVWMVHAFKNTLLPVITVFGVQIGIMFAFTLLTELVFQWPGMGFMFLEAVHRADISLLIAYLVVVACLFVFVNTVVDVLYGFINPTVRITGTK; translated from the coding sequence ATGTTTGCATTCATAGTACGAAGAGTCATCCAGGCGGCGGTGGTCATGATGGTCATCAGCCTGGTGGGATTTTCAATCAAGGACCAGATCGGGGATCCGGTCCGGGACCTGGTGGGCGAGCGGGTAACCCCGGCCGAAAGGGCCGAGATCGCAGAGCAGATGGGTCTTAACGATCCTTTTTTTACCCAGTATTTCCGGTTTGTGAAAAATGCCGTGACCAAGGGGGACCTGGGCCGTTCCTTCCTCTATAACAAACCCAACCTGGAGGTGATCCTCCACCATGCCCCGGCCACCATTGAACTGGTATTCGGCACGGCACTGATCATTATTTTCATTTCCCTGCCCCTGGGGGTCTACTGCGCCCTGCGGCCACGAACGCTGTTATCCCGGTTTACCATGAGTTTTTCCACCCTCGGGGTCTCGATGCCGGTCTATCTGACGGCCATCCTGCTGATTTTCCTTTTTGCCATCCAGTGGCAGGTGCTGCCCTCCTACGGAAGGGGCGAAACCATAGATATTTTCGGCCTGGGGTGGTGGAACTCCGGTATGCTCACCATTGACGGACTTAAACATCTCATCCTGCCCTGTGTCTCTCTTTCCACTTTAATGCTGCCCCTGTTCATCCGCCTGATCCGTTCTGAAATGATGGAGGTTCTGGAAACCGAATACATTAAATATGCCTGGGCCAAAGGGCTGGCGCCTTCACGGGTCTGGATGGTCCATGCCTTTAAGAACACCCTGCTGCCGGTGATCACGGTATTCGGGGTTCAGATCGGGATCATGTTTGCCTTTACCCTGCTCACGGAGCTGGTATTCCAGTGGCCGGGCATGGGATTCATGTTTCTGGAGGCTGTGCACCGGGCGGATATTTCGCTTCTCATCGCCTATCTGGTGGTGGTGGCCTGTCTGTTCGTATTTGTTAATACGGTAGTGGATGTCCTCTACGGCTTTATTAATCCCACCGTCAGAATTACAGGGACAAAATGA
- a CDS encoding ABC transporter permease, which translates to MKTKLEKFKESYFLYSFKRDKVAIFSFIVLTIFLILALTAPWISPMNPYDAANIDIMNSEIPPVWMDDGTSEFILGTDNQGRDMLSTMLYGLRTSIIIGLGAVALQGIIGVVVGLLAGYMGGKTDAILMRLADIQFSFPYLMVAIFMSAIFQVVFGLGSFERLAVPLLTLIIGLSNWPMFARTIRASVIGEKNKEYVEAARVIGLPKWTIMFRHILPNSLTSVMVISTIQVANAVMSEAALSFLGLGMPVTKPSLGSLIRAGQEFFFSGSWWITIFPGIWLVVFVLVINLLGDWLRDVLNPKLYKG; encoded by the coding sequence ATGAAAACTAAACTTGAAAAATTTAAAGAATCTTATTTTCTATACAGCTTTAAGCGGGACAAGGTGGCGATTTTCTCCTTTATTGTCCTGACCATATTTTTGATTCTGGCATTAACGGCACCCTGGATTTCTCCCATGAATCCCTACGATGCCGCCAACATAGATATCATGAATTCGGAGATCCCCCCGGTGTGGATGGACGACGGCACCAGTGAATTTATTCTGGGCACGGACAACCAGGGCCGCGACATGCTCTCCACCATGCTCTACGGCCTTAGAACCTCAATCATCATCGGCCTGGGCGCCGTGGCCCTCCAGGGCATCATCGGCGTTGTTGTGGGACTGCTGGCCGGATACATGGGGGGGAAGACCGATGCCATTCTCATGCGTCTGGCCGATATCCAGTTCTCTTTTCCCTATCTTATGGTGGCCATTTTCATGTCCGCCATCTTCCAGGTGGTTTTCGGACTGGGCAGTTTTGAGCGGCTGGCCGTTCCCCTGTTGACTCTTATCATCGGGCTGTCCAACTGGCCCATGTTCGCCCGGACCATCCGGGCCTCTGTCATTGGCGAAAAGAACAAGGAGTATGTGGAAGCGGCAAGGGTGATCGGCCTGCCCAAGTGGACCATCATGTTCCGCCACATCCTACCCAACTCGCTGACCTCTGTGATGGTCATTTCCACCATCCAGGTGGCCAACGCCGTCATGAGCGAGGCGGCCCTCTCCTTTCTGGGGCTGGGTATGCCTGTGACCAAACCCTCCCTTGGTTCCCTGATCCGGGCCGGCCAGGAATTTTTCTTTTCAGGTTCCTGGTGGATCACCATCTTCCCCGGTATCTGGCTGGTGGTCTTTGTCCTGGTCATCAATCTGCTGGGCGACTGGCTCAGGGACGTTCTCAACCCCAAACTCTACAAAGGATAG
- a CDS encoding ABC transporter ATP-binding protein has protein sequence MSHLLEVNDLEVKFALRFGDITAIDGASFTLDAGERLGLVGESGAGKSVTGFSIINLISKPGFISRGSIFFEGNEISKYSDAKMRKIRGNRIAMIFQDPMMTLNPVFTIGYQMVETILAHKNVSKTEARNIALEKLKKVQIPSPEERLDQYPHELSGGMRQRIIIAISLLVDPAIIIADEPTTALDVTIQAEIMDLLQELCETEKMGLILITHDLGVVSQVTEKIAVMYAGKVIEYGPTDAVVHHPVHPYTSGLIGSIPGSIPPGEDLKQIPGMMPTLTAIPPGCAFNPRCELCQDICTKKVPVLEDKGNGIMAACHMK, from the coding sequence ATGTCACATCTGTTAGAAGTAAACGACCTTGAGGTGAAATTCGCCCTGAGGTTCGGAGATATCACCGCCATCGACGGGGCCAGCTTTACCCTGGATGCGGGCGAACGTTTAGGGCTGGTCGGGGAGAGCGGGGCCGGAAAATCCGTCACCGGCTTTTCCATCATCAACCTGATTTCCAAGCCGGGATTTATTTCCAGGGGCAGCATCTTTTTTGAGGGCAATGAGATTTCAAAATATTCCGATGCCAAGATGCGCAAAATCCGCGGCAACCGGATTGCCATGATTTTTCAGGACCCCATGATGACCCTGAATCCGGTATTCACCATCGGCTACCAGATGGTGGAAACCATCCTGGCCCATAAAAATGTTTCTAAAACCGAGGCAAGGAATATTGCCCTGGAGAAGCTGAAAAAAGTCCAAATCCCCTCCCCTGAAGAGCGGCTGGACCAGTATCCCCACGAATTGTCCGGAGGGATGCGCCAGCGGATCATCATCGCCATCTCCCTGCTGGTGGATCCGGCCATTATCATTGCCGACGAGCCCACCACAGCCCTGGACGTTACCATCCAGGCCGAAATCATGGACCTGCTTCAGGAACTGTGTGAAACGGAAAAAATGGGCCTGATCCTCATCACCCACGATTTGGGGGTGGTTTCCCAGGTGACGGAAAAAATTGCGGTCATGTACGCCGGTAAGGTCATTGAATACGGCCCTACGGATGCGGTGGTGCATCATCCGGTTCACCCTTATACCAGCGGGTTGATCGGTTCCATCCCCGGCTCCATTCCCCCCGGGGAAGACTTGAAACAGATTCCGGGCATGATGCCCACCCTGACGGCCATTCCGCCGGGATGCGCCTTCAACCCCAGGTGCGAGCTTTGCCAGGATATCTGCACTAAAAAAGTGCCGGTCCTGGAAGATAAGGGCAACGGGATCATGGCGGCCTGCCATATGAAATAG
- a CDS encoding ATP-binding cassette domain-containing protein codes for MTTEQPLVTIDNVVKHFDISGGLLDQMTFKGGKLQIEKTTVKAVNNVSLFVNKGETLSVVGESGCGKSTLARVIMGLYPPNSGEVRFGGERIDNLSHDQWMPYRKKMQMIFQDPYASLNPRKTVRQTLEEPLRFHNPKMTPAEISDKAADVMEKVGVDPAWITRYPHEFSGGQRQRISIARGLILDPQFIVADEPVSALDVSIQAQILNLLMELRKDLDLTYLFITHDLSVVHHISTRVAVLYLGTLCELASAHDLFYEPRHPYTRALLSAIPKVGEKAAKHIKLKGEVPTPVHLPTGCVFHGRCVYANDRCRQEVPELIQLDNGGFVACHGVEEGRPMD; via the coding sequence ATGACGACTGAACAACCTTTAGTAACCATAGACAATGTGGTGAAGCACTTTGATATTTCCGGCGGCCTCCTGGACCAGATGACCTTTAAGGGCGGAAAACTCCAGATTGAAAAGACCACGGTCAAGGCGGTGAATAATGTCTCCCTCTTTGTGAACAAGGGGGAAACCTTAAGCGTGGTCGGGGAGAGCGGCTGCGGTAAATCCACCCTGGCCCGGGTGATCATGGGGCTTTACCCGCCCAACTCAGGTGAGGTCAGGTTTGGCGGGGAGCGTATCGATAACCTCTCCCATGATCAGTGGATGCCCTACAGGAAAAAGATGCAGATGATTTTCCAGGACCCCTACGCCTCCCTGAACCCCAGGAAGACCGTACGCCAGACCCTGGAAGAACCCCTGCGCTTCCATAACCCTAAGATGACGCCGGCGGAGATCTCCGACAAGGCGGCCGACGTCATGGAAAAGGTGGGTGTCGACCCGGCCTGGATCACCCGTTACCCCCATGAATTCTCAGGCGGCCAGCGCCAGCGGATTTCCATTGCAAGGGGCCTGATCCTGGATCCACAGTTCATTGTGGCAGACGAACCGGTTTCGGCTCTGGACGTTTCCATCCAGGCCCAGATCCTCAACCTGCTCATGGAACTGAGAAAAGACCTGGATCTGACCTATCTCTTCATCACCCATGACCTTTCGGTGGTCCACCATATCTCCACCCGGGTGGCCGTGCTCTACCTGGGCACCCTCTGCGAACTGGCCTCGGCCCATGACCTGTTTTACGAGCCCCGCCACCCCTACACCCGGGCCCTGCTTTCGGCCATCCCCAAGGTGGGGGAGAAAGCGGCCAAGCACATCAAGCTAAAGGGCGAGGTCCCCACTCCGGTGCATCTTCCCACAGGTTGCGTCTTTCATGGCCGCTGCGTCTATGCCAACGACCGCTGCAGGCAGGAAGTCCCCGAACTGATCCAGCTGGACAACGGTGGATTCGTGGCCTGCCACGGGGTTGAAGAGGGACGGCCGATGGATTAA
- a CDS encoding acyl dehydratase: MTQTLREQAAHGLKTGDTFVIKRTFSREETNDFGDLTRDYNPVHYDGQWTRSKGFDGLICHGLLVGGMICEFGGQVGWLASGMEFKFIRPVYFDETIECRITLNRLEDNGRAEAQGLFFNGEGVQVAQVLLRGILPTGSEKVLLDQMISEGDPTNKLA, encoded by the coding sequence ATGACCCAAACCCTGAGGGAGCAAGCCGCCCACGGCCTGAAAACAGGCGACACCTTTGTGATCAAGAGAACCTTCAGCCGGGAAGAAACCAATGATTTCGGAGATCTGACCCGGGACTATAACCCGGTTCATTACGATGGGCAGTGGACCCGGTCCAAGGGTTTTGACGGCCTGATCTGCCACGGGCTGCTGGTCGGGGGGATGATCTGTGAATTCGGCGGGCAGGTGGGATGGCTGGCCTCGGGCATGGAATTTAAATTCATCCGGCCGGTGTACTTTGATGAGACCATTGAGTGCCGGATTACCCTGAACCGCTTGGAGGATAACGGCAGGGCAGAAGCCCAAGGTTTGTTTTTCAATGGGGAGGGGGTGCAGGTGGCCCAGGTTCTCCTAAGGGGCATACTGCCCACGGGAAGTGAAAAGGTGCTGTTGGATCAAATGATTTCGGAAGGGGATCCGACAAATAAACTGGCATAA
- a CDS encoding PLP-dependent aminotransferase family protein, giving the protein MVSIQIDKKSDRPLYLQISERIAKAISDNELSPGDKLPTVAAFSKEIGVTQATVRRALEDLKEKGLTESYVGRGTFVSAPPEPKADAGSGRGAASGYARSGRAAWQLRRRVSKGLCDLMCAASRPGTIDFAKGVPDPGLMDKGLFAEMVGLAMKTDEAAYLPYGKLEGDPELRELIARRYKDSGVMVSPEQVLITQGSQQGASIAALDAAEHSRHVIIEAPGFQGVVDAFAGLGNSVSTITNLPGVDVAGQLAGAPSGRGAILSICPEFQNPTGEVMPDALRRQISDWAMEGDHLVLSDEIFQDLRLDGEGPASMMEILGPERTISISSLSKSLMPGLRVGWMIGSAQRIAEFTRIKRLMAQTGPPLMQGVAAAFLRSGAFDAHLEKTKEIYARRRAVMLGALDDLMPKGVTWGNPGGGFYVWVTLPNGYSSVALLISLLDKGVNMVPGPVFDMDQRFVNAFRLGWAWTGEEEILKGLELMADAVKDLLAGGPGDAGLSGLGQF; this is encoded by the coding sequence ATGGTTTCTATTCAGATCGACAAAAAATCGGACCGGCCTTTATACCTGCAGATTTCCGAGCGGATTGCAAAGGCCATATCGGATAATGAACTGTCCCCGGGGGATAAGCTGCCGACGGTGGCAGCATTTTCAAAAGAGATCGGCGTCACCCAGGCCACCGTGCGAAGGGCCTTGGAAGACCTGAAAGAGAAGGGGCTCACCGAAAGCTACGTGGGTCGGGGCACCTTTGTCTCCGCTCCTCCGGAGCCCAAGGCGGATGCTGGTTCAGGCCGGGGCGCAGCCAGTGGCTATGCCCGGTCCGGCCGGGCCGCCTGGCAGTTGAGGCGACGGGTGTCAAAGGGATTGTGTGATCTCATGTGTGCCGCCTCCCGGCCGGGTACCATTGATTTTGCCAAAGGGGTCCCCGATCCCGGGCTCATGGATAAGGGCTTGTTTGCTGAAATGGTCGGCCTGGCCATGAAAACGGATGAAGCGGCCTATCTGCCCTATGGGAAGCTTGAAGGGGATCCGGAACTCAGGGAATTGATTGCCCGGAGGTATAAAGACAGCGGCGTCATGGTTTCGCCGGAGCAGGTCTTGATTACCCAGGGCTCCCAGCAGGGGGCGAGTATCGCCGCCCTGGATGCCGCAGAGCACAGCCGCCATGTGATTATTGAAGCCCCCGGTTTCCAGGGGGTGGTGGATGCCTTTGCCGGGCTGGGAAATTCGGTGTCAACAATCACCAACCTGCCCGGCGTCGATGTGGCGGGCCAACTGGCCGGGGCCCCGTCGGGCAGGGGTGCCATATTGAGTATCTGCCCGGAATTCCAGAATCCCACCGGCGAGGTCATGCCGGATGCCCTGCGCCGGCAGATATCAGACTGGGCAATGGAAGGTGACCACCTGGTGCTGAGTGACGAAATTTTCCAGGATCTGCGTCTGGACGGGGAAGGGCCCGCTTCCATGATGGAGATCCTGGGGCCTGAGCGGACCATTTCAATATCCTCCCTGTCCAAATCCCTGATGCCGGGGCTCAGGGTGGGGTGGATGATCGGGTCGGCCCAGCGGATCGCCGAATTCACAAGGATTAAGCGGCTCATGGCCCAGACCGGGCCGCCCCTGATGCAGGGCGTGGCCGCGGCCTTCCTTAGATCCGGGGCCTTTGATGCCCATCTGGAAAAGACAAAGGAAATTTACGCCCGGAGAAGGGCGGTCATGCTGGGTGCCCTTGATGACCTCATGCCCAAGGGGGTCACATGGGGAAATCCCGGGGGCGGTTTCTATGTATGGGTGACCCTTCCCAACGGATATTCCAGTGTTGCCCTGCTGATCTCCCTGCTTGACAAAGGGGTGAATATGGTGCCGGGACCGGTGTTTGATATGGACCAGCGCTTTGTGAACGCTTTCCGGCTGGGATGGGCCTGGACCGGTGAGGAGGAAATACTTAAGGGGCTTGAACTGATGGCCGATGCCGTCAAGGATCTGTTGGCCGGCGGCCCGGGTGATGCCGGGCTCAGCGGGCTGGGGCAGTTTTAA